The following proteins are encoded in a genomic region of Drosophila bipectinata strain 14024-0381.07 chromosome XL, DbipHiC1v2, whole genome shotgun sequence:
- the obst-A gene encoding protein obstructor-E isoform X1: MKLFLCAIAVTLCVAITTVSAASNFECPKPNGQFADEIQCDKYYVCDEGVAKAKLCPDGLVFDPLNRKINKCDQPFNVDCEDRTELQEPKSSKYCPRKNGFFAHPDPAVCNIFYNCIEGDALETKCTVGLHFDEYSGTCVWPDTAKREGCNPEQRTSETGFVCPKDQPKTDDRGQVVTHPKYPHPTDCQKFYVCLNGEDPRDLGCQLGEVYNDATEMCDAPENVPGCEDWYKDVDKD; this comes from the exons atgaaattatttttatgtgcCATTGCTGTGACGCTGTGTGTGGCGATAACAA CCGTGTCCGCCGCCAGCAACTTCGAGTGCCCCAAGCCCAATGGCCAGTTCGCCGATGAGATCCAGTGCGACAAGTACTACGTCTGCGATGAGGGCGTGGCCAAGGCGAAGCTCTGCCCGGACGGCCTGGTCTTCGATCCCCTGAACCGCAAGATCAACAAGTGTGACCAGCCCTTCAATGTCGACTGCGAGGATCGTACCGAACTAC AGGAGCCCAAGTCCAGCAAGTACTGCCCCCGTAAGAACGGATTCTTCGCCCATCCGGACCCGGCGGTCTGCAACATCTTCTACAACTGCATCGAGGGTGACGCCCTGGAGACCAAGTGTACCGTGGGCCTCCACTTCGACGAGTACTCCGGCACCTGTGTCTGGCCCGACACGGCCAAGCGCGAAGGCTGCAACCCCGAGCAGA GAACCTCGGAGACCGGCTTCGTGTGCCCCAAGGATCAGCCCAAGACCGATGATCGCGGTCAGGTGGTGACTCATCCCAAGTACCCCCATCCCACCGACTGCCAGAAGTTTTACGTGTGCCTGAACGGCGAGGATCCCAGGGATCTGGGCTGCCAGCTGGGTGAGGTCTACAACGACGCCACCGAGATGTGCGACGCCCCCGAGAACGTGCCCGGCTGCGAGGACTGGTACAAGGATGTGGACAAGGATTAA
- the obst-A gene encoding protein obstructor-E isoform X2 has product MSTARIVPNYEPKSSKYCPRKNGFFAHPDPAVCNIFYNCIEGDALETKCTVGLHFDEYSGTCVWPDTAKREGCNPEQRTSETGFVCPKDQPKTDDRGQVVTHPKYPHPTDCQKFYVCLNGEDPRDLGCQLGEVYNDATEMCDAPENVPGCEDWYKDVDKD; this is encoded by the exons ATGTCGACTGCGAGGATCGTACCGAACTAC GAGCCCAAGTCCAGCAAGTACTGCCCCCGTAAGAACGGATTCTTCGCCCATCCGGACCCGGCGGTCTGCAACATCTTCTACAACTGCATCGAGGGTGACGCCCTGGAGACCAAGTGTACCGTGGGCCTCCACTTCGACGAGTACTCCGGCACCTGTGTCTGGCCCGACACGGCCAAGCGCGAAGGCTGCAACCCCGAGCAGA GAACCTCGGAGACCGGCTTCGTGTGCCCCAAGGATCAGCCCAAGACCGATGATCGCGGTCAGGTGGTGACTCATCCCAAGTACCCCCATCCCACCGACTGCCAGAAGTTTTACGTGTGCCTGAACGGCGAGGATCCCAGGGATCTGGGCTGCCAGCTGGGTGAGGTCTACAACGACGCCACCGAGATGTGCGACGCCCCCGAGAACGTGCCCGGCTGCGAGGACTGGTACAAGGATGTGGACAAGGATTAA